A single Rubrivivax gelatinosus IL144 DNA region contains:
- a CDS encoding YcjF family protein yields the protein MNTADTRAVLTIALLAAFADGRKHEREREQIRRIAEGLAQDAAVDLPSLVQDVLLKRVDVAGAAAALTSDDARQLAYEMAVGVCDADGSQSDAERAFLADLAQRLGLDVDQADAYAAQAETLATEVLPATAAPAATKPAVDEAELDRAILNAAILNGALELLPESLSTLAIIPLQMKLVHRVGLAYGYPLDSGHVKDFLATAGVGLTSQYLEQAGRKLLGGLLGRVGGGLLGGLGKQAVSSGLSFATTWALGQVAKRYYAGGRTFSTEMLRSTYTELLQQARGLQAQYAPQIQQQARTLDTAKVMALVRGR from the coding sequence ATGAACACCGCCGACACCCGCGCCGTCCTGACTATCGCCCTGCTCGCCGCCTTCGCCGACGGCCGCAAGCACGAACGCGAACGCGAGCAGATCCGCCGCATCGCCGAAGGCCTGGCGCAGGACGCCGCGGTCGATCTGCCGTCGCTGGTGCAGGACGTACTGCTCAAGCGCGTGGACGTCGCCGGCGCCGCCGCGGCTCTGACGAGCGACGACGCGCGCCAACTGGCCTACGAGATGGCGGTGGGCGTCTGCGACGCCGACGGCTCGCAGAGCGACGCCGAGCGCGCCTTCCTCGCCGACCTGGCGCAGCGCCTCGGGCTGGACGTCGACCAGGCCGACGCCTACGCCGCGCAGGCCGAAACGCTGGCCACCGAGGTGCTGCCGGCCACGGCCGCGCCGGCGGCCACCAAGCCGGCGGTCGACGAAGCCGAGCTCGACCGCGCGATCCTCAACGCCGCCATCCTGAACGGCGCGCTGGAGCTGCTGCCCGAGTCGCTGTCGACGCTGGCCATCATCCCGCTGCAGATGAAGCTGGTGCACCGCGTCGGTCTGGCCTACGGCTACCCGCTGGACAGCGGCCACGTGAAGGACTTCCTGGCCACGGCCGGCGTGGGCCTGACATCGCAGTACCTGGAGCAGGCCGGGCGCAAGCTGCTCGGCGGGCTGCTCGGGCGCGTCGGCGGCGGGCTGCTCGGCGGCCTGGGCAAGCAGGCCGTCAGCTCGGGGCTGAGCTTCGCGACGACCTGGGCGCTGGGCCAGGTCGCCAAGCGTTACTACGCCGGCGGGCGCACCTTCTCCACCGAGATGCTGCGCAGCACCTATACCGAGCTGCTGCAGCAGGCGCGTGGCCTGCAGGCGCAGTACGCGCCGCAGATCCAGCAGCAGGCGCGCACGCTGGACACCGCCAAGGTCATGGCGCTGGTGCGCGGGCGCTGA
- the dapF gene encoding diaminopimelate epimerase, translating into MRLRFTKMHGAGNDFVVLDATGAPLALSREQIRRLGDRRLGVGADQILVIERSTTPGVDFRYRIFNNTGDEVEQCGNGSRCFVRYVVDHGLTDKTTIRVETVNNLLELSLAADGRVRVDMNRPVFDLARVPFDAGGLTPRLVNGVELWPLADAGVEVAVLSMGNPHAVMRVDDVDTAPVATVGPLVESHARFPRRVNAGFLQVLSRAEVRLRVYERDAGETLACGTGACAAVVAGIRLGWLDRRVEVHARGGDLLIEWPDDSASVLMTGPAVTVFEGEIEL; encoded by the coding sequence ATGCGACTGCGCTTCACCAAGATGCACGGCGCCGGCAACGACTTCGTCGTGCTCGACGCCACCGGCGCGCCGCTGGCGCTGTCGCGCGAGCAGATCCGCCGGCTGGGCGACCGGCGCTTGGGCGTCGGCGCCGACCAGATCCTCGTCATCGAGCGCAGCACGACGCCGGGCGTCGACTTCCGCTACCGCATCTTCAACAACACCGGCGACGAGGTCGAGCAGTGCGGCAACGGCTCGCGCTGCTTCGTGCGCTACGTCGTCGACCACGGGCTGACCGACAAGACGACGATCCGCGTCGAGACCGTCAACAACTTGCTGGAACTGTCGCTGGCCGCCGACGGCCGCGTGCGTGTCGACATGAACCGCCCGGTGTTCGACCTGGCGCGTGTGCCCTTCGACGCCGGCGGGCTGACGCCGCGCCTCGTCAACGGCGTCGAGCTCTGGCCGCTGGCCGACGCCGGCGTCGAGGTCGCGGTGCTGTCGATGGGCAACCCGCATGCGGTGATGCGCGTGGACGACGTCGACACCGCGCCGGTGGCCACGGTCGGCCCGCTCGTCGAAAGCCATGCGCGCTTCCCGCGCCGCGTCAACGCCGGCTTCCTGCAGGTGCTGTCGCGCGCCGAGGTGCGGCTGCGCGTCTACGAACGCGACGCCGGCGAGACGCTGGCCTGCGGCACCGGCGCCTGCGCCGCGGTCGTCGCCGGCATCCGCCTGGGCTGGCTGGACCGGCGCGTCGAGGTGCACGCGCGCGGTGGCGACCTGCTGATCGAGTGGCCCGACGACAGCGCCTCGGTGCTGATGACGGGCCCTGCCGTGACCGTCTTCGAAGGAGAAATCGAGCTGTGA
- the metK gene encoding methionine adenosyltransferase, translating to MANEFLFTSESVSEGHPDKVADQISDAILDAIFKQDPRSRVAAETLCNTGLVVLAGEITTNAHVDYIQVARDTIKRIGYDNTDYGIDYKGCAVLVAYDKQSNDIAQGVDHASDDHLNTGAGDQGLMFGYACDETPELMPAPIYYAHRLVERQAELRKNGKLPFLRPDAKSQVTMRYVDGKPHSIDTVVLSTQHHPDQSETATKLKPSFYEAIIEEIIKPVLPKEWLQDTRYLVNPTGRFVIGGPQGDCGLTGRKIIVDTYGGACPHGGGAFSGKDPSKVDRSAAYAARYVAKNVVAAGLARQCQVQVAYAIGVAKPMNITVYTEGTGVISDAEIAKLVEAHFDLRPKGIIQMLDLLRPIYEKTAAYGHFGREEPEFSWERTDKAAALRAAAGL from the coding sequence GTGGCGAACGAATTCCTCTTCACCTCCGAGTCCGTCTCTGAAGGCCACCCCGACAAGGTGGCCGACCAGATCTCGGACGCCATCCTCGACGCGATCTTCAAGCAGGACCCGCGCAGCCGCGTGGCCGCCGAGACGCTGTGCAACACGGGCCTCGTGGTGCTGGCCGGCGAGATCACGACCAACGCGCACGTCGACTACATCCAGGTCGCGCGCGACACGATCAAGCGCATCGGCTACGACAACACCGACTACGGCATCGACTACAAGGGCTGTGCGGTGCTCGTCGCCTACGACAAGCAGAGCAACGACATCGCCCAGGGCGTGGACCACGCCAGCGACGACCACCTGAACACCGGTGCCGGCGACCAAGGCCTGATGTTCGGCTACGCCTGCGACGAGACGCCCGAGCTGATGCCGGCGCCGATCTACTACGCGCACCGCCTCGTCGAGCGCCAGGCCGAGCTGCGCAAGAACGGCAAGCTGCCCTTCCTGCGCCCCGACGCCAAGAGCCAGGTGACGATGCGCTACGTCGACGGCAAGCCGCACTCGATCGACACGGTCGTGCTGTCGACCCAGCACCACCCCGACCAAAGCGAGACCGCCACCAAGCTGAAGCCCAGCTTCTACGAGGCGATCATCGAGGAGATCATCAAGCCGGTGCTGCCCAAGGAATGGCTGCAGGACACGCGCTACCTGGTCAACCCGACCGGCCGCTTCGTCATCGGCGGCCCGCAAGGCGACTGCGGCCTGACCGGCCGCAAGATCATCGTCGACACCTATGGCGGCGCCTGCCCGCACGGCGGTGGCGCGTTCTCCGGCAAGGACCCGTCCAAGGTCGACCGCTCGGCCGCCTACGCCGCGCGCTACGTCGCCAAGAACGTCGTCGCCGCCGGCCTGGCGCGCCAGTGCCAGGTGCAGGTCGCCTATGCGATCGGCGTCGCCAAGCCGATGAACATCACGGTCTACACCGAAGGCACCGGCGTCATCTCCGACGCCGAGATCGCCAAGCTGGTCGAAGCCCACTTCGACCTGCGCCCCAAGGGCATCATCCAGATGCTCGACCTGCTGCGCCCGATCTACGAGAAGACCGCGGCCTACGGCCACTTCGGCCGTGAAGAGCCGGAGTTCAGCTGGGAGAGGACGGACAAGGCTGCGGCGCTGCGCGCGGCTGCTGGTCTGTAA
- a CDS encoding tyrosine recombinase XerC, protein MDATLPDDVQRWLDHLGVERRLAPRTLTLYRDALQRLAASAQADGVALRSAQPHHLRRWMGTLRTAGLAPRSIALVLSAWRGLYRWWGREGLVPANPVDGLKAPKAAKPLPKALPVDQAVALAEHENEDGDARLAARDHAIVELLYGCGLRIGELLALDVAPSATAAGWIDAEDASAHVLGKGRKRRSVPVGAKALQALAAWLAVRGELAAAGEPALFVSRNGERLSQGGLRTRLRQLALQAGLPTHVHPHMLRHSYASHLLQSSGDLRAVQELLGHASIATTQVYTKLDFQHLARAYDAAHPRAKRKTPGG, encoded by the coding sequence ATGGACGCCACGCTGCCCGACGACGTGCAGCGCTGGCTGGACCACCTGGGCGTCGAGCGCCGGCTGGCGCCGCGCACGCTGACGCTGTACCGCGACGCGCTGCAGCGCCTGGCCGCCAGCGCCCAGGCCGACGGCGTCGCGCTGCGCTCTGCCCAGCCGCACCACCTGCGGCGCTGGATGGGCACGCTGCGCACCGCGGGCCTCGCGCCGCGCAGCATCGCGCTGGTGCTGTCGGCCTGGCGCGGGCTGTACCGCTGGTGGGGCCGCGAAGGCCTGGTGCCGGCGAATCCGGTCGACGGGCTGAAGGCGCCCAAGGCCGCCAAGCCGCTGCCCAAGGCGCTGCCGGTCGACCAGGCCGTCGCGCTGGCCGAACACGAGAACGAAGACGGCGACGCCCGCCTGGCGGCGCGCGACCACGCGATCGTCGAGCTGCTCTACGGCTGCGGGCTGCGCATCGGCGAGCTGCTGGCGCTCGATGTCGCCCCGTCGGCCACGGCCGCCGGCTGGATCGACGCCGAGGACGCCAGCGCCCACGTGCTCGGCAAGGGCCGCAAGCGGCGCAGCGTGCCGGTGGGCGCCAAGGCGCTGCAGGCGCTGGCCGCCTGGCTGGCGGTGCGCGGCGAGCTGGCCGCGGCCGGCGAGCCGGCGCTCTTCGTCAGCCGCAACGGCGAACGCCTGTCGCAAGGCGGCTTGCGCACGCGGCTGCGCCAGCTGGCGCTGCAGGCCGGGCTGCCGACGCACGTGCACCCGCACATGCTGCGCCACAGCTATGCCAGCCATCTGCTGCAGAGCAGCGGCGACCTGCGCGCGGTGCAGGAGCTGCTGGGCCACGCCAGCATCGCGACGACCCAGGTCTACACCAAGCTCGACTTCCAGCACCTGGCGCGCGCCTACGACGCCGCGCATCCGCGCGCCAAACGCAAGACGCCGGGCGGCTGA
- a CDS encoding lysophospholipid acyltransferase family protein, producing the protein MFFLVRWLSRRSLRFLHILGAFLGWLAYWFSPTYRRRLDANAALAGLTAAERREAVADAGRLVMEVPRLWLRPRDEPIADPVRWEGAELMESLVGRGKGLVLLTPHMGSFEIAAQAYAERFGARQPITVLYRPARKQLLRELEETARARPALATAPATLAGVRQMLRALKKGETVGLLPDQVPPEGQGVWAPFFGKPAYTMTLAARLVQQTGAEIAIVWAERLPQGAGYVVRVMPLPEPLPEGGGDEAAACAVNRSMEAVIRLKPTQYLWGYHRYKAPRSGASS; encoded by the coding sequence ATGTTTTTCCTGGTTCGCTGGCTATCTCGCCGTTCCTTGCGCTTCCTCCACATCCTGGGCGCTTTTCTCGGTTGGCTGGCCTACTGGTTTTCCCCGACTTACCGCCGCCGCCTCGACGCCAACGCCGCGCTGGCCGGCCTGACGGCCGCCGAACGCCGCGAAGCGGTGGCCGACGCCGGCCGTCTGGTGATGGAAGTGCCGCGCCTGTGGCTGCGCCCGCGCGACGAGCCGATCGCCGACCCGGTGCGCTGGGAAGGTGCCGAGCTGATGGAGTCGCTGGTCGGCCGCGGCAAGGGCCTGGTGCTGCTGACGCCGCACATGGGCAGCTTCGAGATCGCCGCGCAAGCCTATGCCGAACGCTTCGGCGCGCGCCAGCCGATCACCGTGCTCTACCGCCCGGCGCGCAAGCAGCTGCTGCGCGAGCTGGAAGAGACCGCGCGCGCGCGCCCGGCGCTGGCCACCGCGCCGGCCACGCTGGCCGGCGTGCGCCAGATGCTGCGTGCGCTGAAGAAGGGCGAGACCGTCGGCCTGCTGCCCGACCAGGTGCCGCCCGAAGGCCAGGGCGTCTGGGCGCCGTTCTTCGGCAAACCCGCCTACACGATGACGCTGGCCGCGCGCCTGGTGCAGCAGACCGGCGCCGAGATCGCCATCGTCTGGGCCGAGCGTCTGCCCCAGGGCGCCGGCTACGTCGTGCGCGTGATGCCGCTGCCCGAGCCGCTGCCCGAAGGCGGCGGCGACGAAGCCGCCGCGTGTGCCGTCAACCGCTCGATGGAAGCCGTCATCCGTCTCAAGCCCACGCAGTACCTGTGGGGCTATCACCGCTACAAGGCGCCGCGCAGCGGCGCGTCCTCATGA
- a CDS encoding class I SAM-dependent rRNA methyltransferase, translating into MKSIRLREGKERSLLRRHPWVFQGSIEKGKADPGETVRVEASDGHFLAWGAFSPSSTIRVRAWSFEAGERIDAAFFERRIASALALRRKLPVASDGVRLIHGEADGLPGLIVDRYGDLLSVQFLSAGSVRWKETIADALMAQTGARGLYERSDSSVRSLEGLEPVTGWLRGGGPTEVTIREHGWKLTLDVATGHKTGFYLDQRDNRARFAELVRQQGAQRVLNCYCYTGGFSVAALAGGARQVTSVDSSAPALERVRAHVELNGFDAARSQTQDADVNQFLRDELKAGRQYDAIVLDPPKFAPTAAHAERASRAYKDINRLALKLLAPGGLLLTFSCSGGIGAELFHKIVAGAAMDAGVDGAILARLEGAPDHPTTLFFPEGEYLKGLAILKL; encoded by the coding sequence ATGAAATCGATCCGACTGCGCGAAGGCAAGGAGCGCTCGCTGCTGCGCCGCCACCCCTGGGTGTTCCAGGGCAGCATCGAAAAAGGCAAGGCCGACCCGGGCGAGACGGTGCGCGTCGAAGCCTCCGACGGGCATTTCCTCGCCTGGGGTGCGTTCAGTCCCAGCTCGACGATCCGTGTGCGCGCCTGGAGCTTCGAGGCCGGCGAGCGCATCGACGCCGCCTTCTTCGAGCGCCGCATCGCCTCCGCATTGGCGCTGCGCCGCAAGCTGCCGGTGGCCAGCGACGGTGTGCGCTTGATCCACGGCGAAGCCGACGGCCTGCCCGGGCTGATCGTCGACCGCTACGGCGACCTGCTGTCGGTGCAGTTCCTGTCGGCCGGCAGCGTGCGCTGGAAGGAGACGATCGCCGACGCGCTGATGGCGCAGACCGGCGCGCGCGGCCTCTACGAACGCTCGGACTCCAGCGTGCGCTCGCTCGAAGGGCTGGAGCCCGTCACCGGCTGGCTGCGCGGCGGCGGCCCGACCGAGGTGACGATCCGCGAACACGGCTGGAAGCTGACGCTGGACGTGGCCACCGGCCACAAGACCGGCTTCTACCTCGACCAGCGCGACAACCGCGCGCGCTTCGCCGAGCTGGTGCGCCAGCAGGGCGCCCAGCGGGTGCTGAACTGCTATTGCTACACCGGCGGCTTCAGCGTCGCGGCGCTGGCCGGCGGCGCGCGCCAGGTGACCAGCGTCGACTCGTCGGCGCCGGCGCTGGAACGCGTGCGTGCCCACGTCGAGCTGAACGGCTTCGACGCCGCGCGCAGCCAGACGCAGGACGCCGACGTCAACCAGTTCCTGCGCGACGAGCTGAAGGCCGGGCGCCAGTACGACGCCATCGTGCTCGACCCGCCGAAGTTCGCGCCGACCGCGGCGCACGCCGAGCGCGCGTCGCGCGCCTACAAGGACATCAACCGCCTGGCGCTGAAGCTGTTGGCCCCTGGCGGGCTGCTGCTGACCTTCAGCTGCTCGGGCGGCATCGGCGCCGAGCTGTTCCACAAGATCGTCGCCGGCGCGGCGATGGACGCCGGCGTCGACGGCGCCATCCTGGCCCGCCTGGAAGGCGCGCCCGATCACCCGACGACGCTGTTCTTCCCCGAGGGCGAGTACCTGAAGGGCCTGGCGATCCTGAAGCTCTAG
- a CDS encoding DUF484 family protein, which translates to MNLQGITENDIAEYLANTPGFFERHAELLSSVQLTSPHGQRAVSLQERQMEMLRDRIKGLEMRIVEMIRHSQENVGIAERLHRWTRALLVTADAAALPEVLVDELQHQFMIPQAALRLWNVAPAHEGQRFSAPVSDDVKSFTDSLSQPYCGVNAGFESVGWLPEPSAIASLALIPLRNAAGSFGLLILGSPDPTRYSADMGTEFLVRIGDTAGAALSRLTA; encoded by the coding sequence GTGAACCTCCAGGGCATCACCGAAAACGACATCGCCGAGTACCTGGCCAACACGCCCGGCTTCTTCGAGCGCCACGCCGAACTGCTGTCCAGCGTGCAGCTCACCAGCCCGCACGGCCAACGCGCCGTCTCGCTGCAGGAGCGGCAGATGGAAATGCTGCGCGACCGCATCAAGGGCCTCGAGATGCGCATCGTCGAGATGATCCGGCACAGCCAGGAGAACGTCGGCATCGCCGAACGCCTGCACCGCTGGACGCGTGCGCTGCTCGTCACCGCCGACGCCGCCGCGCTGCCCGAGGTGCTGGTCGACGAGCTGCAGCACCAGTTCATGATCCCGCAAGCCGCCCTGCGGCTGTGGAACGTCGCCCCGGCGCACGAAGGCCAGCGTTTCAGCGCGCCGGTCAGCGACGACGTGAAGAGCTTCACCGACAGCCTGTCGCAGCCGTATTGCGGCGTGAACGCCGGCTTCGAGTCGGTCGGCTGGCTGCCCGAGCCGAGCGCCATCGCCTCGCTGGCGCTGATCCCGCTGCGCAACGCGGCCGGCAGCTTCGGCCTGCTGATCCTGGGCTCGCCCGACCCGACGCGCTACAGCGCCGACATGGGCACCGAGTTCCTGGTGCGCATCGGCGACACCGCGGGAGCGGCTCTTTCTCGTCTGACGGCCTGA
- a CDS encoding helix-turn-helix domain-containing protein, which translates to MQHQLSSLADLGREVARLRKAKGLTQKELGALTGMGQSTLARFETGQVAEFGSRKLLRLLEVLGHGLAVTEERPQFTLDDALRVRRSEAAHDNPGSAKTSFEEPL; encoded by the coding sequence ATGCAGCATCAACTTTCCAGCTTGGCGGACCTCGGCCGCGAGGTGGCCAGGCTGCGCAAGGCCAAAGGCCTGACACAAAAGGAACTGGGCGCCCTCACCGGGATGGGGCAGTCGACGCTGGCTCGATTCGAGACGGGTCAGGTCGCCGAGTTCGGGAGTCGAAAACTACTTCGCCTTCTGGAGGTGCTGGGGCACGGGCTGGCGGTCACCGAGGAGCGGCCGCAGTTCACCCTGGATGACGCATTGCGCGTGCGGCGCAGCGAGGCCGCTCACGACAACCCGGGTTCTGCCAAGACGAGCTTCGAGGAGCCGCTTTGA
- a CDS encoding S66 family peptidase: MSTIYPAPLRPGSHIAVTAPSSGVAPRLHARLELALGVLRARGFVVEEGRCLRQQQDDASAPAAERAAELMALLLREDVDAIVPPWGGELAIEVLQRLDWAALARARPKWLLGYSDTSTLLLPITLRLGWATAHGPCLMDLVPGQDDPLTAALFEHLATPAGGRFVQAASSRWQRQWTDFASAPEQPYQLSETTIWRPVNAAAAGALDLQGRLIGGCIDTLMHLAASPDGDLPGYVLRSAARGEATLLYLENAELPPPALVRALRGLRAAGWFDGVAAMLIGRSGAEPADDPQRLDDARAVEQSTADLPSPVLADLDIGHRPPQWLLLNGAMARLRRDGRSPGGTLEQRLA, from the coding sequence ATGTCCACGATCTACCCCGCCCCGCTGCGCCCCGGCAGCCACATCGCCGTCACCGCGCCGAGTTCGGGCGTCGCGCCACGCCTGCATGCGCGGCTGGAACTGGCGCTCGGCGTGCTGCGCGCCCGCGGCTTCGTCGTCGAGGAAGGCCGCTGCCTGCGGCAGCAGCAGGACGATGCCAGCGCCCCGGCCGCCGAACGCGCCGCCGAGCTGATGGCGCTGCTTCTGCGCGAGGACGTCGACGCCATCGTGCCGCCCTGGGGCGGCGAACTGGCCATCGAGGTGCTGCAGCGCCTGGATTGGGCGGCGCTGGCCCGGGCGCGGCCGAAATGGCTGCTGGGTTATTCGGACACCAGCACGCTGCTGCTGCCGATCACGCTGCGCCTGGGCTGGGCCACGGCCCACGGCCCCTGCCTGATGGACCTGGTGCCGGGCCAGGACGACCCGCTGACGGCCGCGCTCTTCGAGCACCTGGCGACGCCGGCCGGCGGCCGCTTCGTGCAGGCCGCGTCAAGCCGCTGGCAGCGCCAGTGGACCGACTTCGCCAGCGCGCCGGAGCAGCCCTACCAACTGAGCGAAACCACGATCTGGCGCCCGGTGAACGCCGCTGCCGCCGGCGCGCTGGACCTGCAGGGCCGGCTGATCGGCGGCTGCATCGACACGCTGATGCATCTGGCCGCATCGCCCGACGGCGACCTGCCGGGTTACGTTCTGCGCAGCGCTGCACGCGGCGAAGCCACGCTGCTGTACCTGGAGAACGCCGAACTGCCGCCGCCTGCGCTGGTGCGCGCATTGCGCGGGCTGCGCGCGGCCGGCTGGTTCGACGGCGTGGCGGCGATGCTGATCGGGCGCAGCGGCGCCGAGCCGGCCGACGACCCGCAACGCCTGGACGATGCCCGGGCCGTCGAGCAATCGACGGCCGACCTGCCCTCCCCGGTGCTGGCCGATCTGGACATCGGCCACCGGCCGCCGCAATGGCTGCTGCTCAACGGCGCGATGGCCCGGCTGCGCCGGGACGGCCGCAGCCCCGGCGGCACGCTGGAGCAGCGCCTGGCCTGA
- a CDS encoding type II toxin-antitoxin system HipA family toxin translates to MKLTVFVQNKAVATLESPDNFEHVLTYHPGVAAEDFVSLLMPVRTKSYAYPELHPVFRMNLPEGYLLSVLQEQLGPHIGASPLSLLSVVGRNAIGRVKVAPEGADPVAPAPAFELRDILRGDNSEAAFVELVHRYAQSGVSGVVPKFLSPGTQELPEGHHKSTLATERFIIKGTTEKLPGVALNEHFCMRVAQLAFGHAARTEVSDDGQALVVHRFDYAADGATRLGMEDLCSLLALRPEQKYESTWEKVANRIKNVTPPACQAQALSHLGDLLLLTYALRNADCHTKNIALLYSGSEDVRLAPVYDMLTITVYDDYCKNPPGMSVHGRSTWSPGKALELYLQTHCGLKPQHIEQRVERLCQAVVDVSPDVVSASRTFKNFERVGPRMLHAWNEGLNSLRLRKTWSLPSLAPLLQAEGLADVARPKEPPREKLGRSPLPLMS, encoded by the coding sequence TTGAAGCTCACCGTCTTCGTCCAGAACAAGGCCGTGGCGACACTGGAGTCGCCCGACAACTTCGAGCACGTGCTCACCTACCATCCCGGCGTGGCGGCCGAGGACTTCGTCTCCCTGCTCATGCCGGTGCGGACGAAGTCATACGCCTACCCCGAACTGCATCCGGTGTTCCGGATGAATCTGCCGGAGGGCTACCTGCTGTCGGTCCTGCAGGAACAGTTGGGCCCGCACATCGGGGCCTCGCCGCTGAGCCTGCTTTCGGTGGTGGGCCGCAACGCGATTGGCCGCGTCAAGGTGGCGCCCGAGGGTGCTGACCCCGTCGCTCCGGCGCCGGCATTCGAGCTGCGCGACATCCTGCGAGGCGACAACTCCGAGGCGGCCTTCGTGGAACTGGTACACCGTTATGCGCAGAGCGGCGTGTCCGGCGTCGTGCCCAAGTTCCTGTCGCCCGGCACCCAGGAGCTTCCGGAAGGTCATCACAAGTCGACGCTGGCCACGGAGCGCTTCATCATCAAGGGCACCACGGAGAAGCTGCCCGGGGTGGCGCTCAACGAGCATTTCTGCATGCGGGTGGCACAGCTCGCTTTCGGACATGCCGCCAGGACCGAGGTGTCCGATGACGGGCAGGCGCTGGTGGTGCATCGTTTCGACTACGCCGCGGACGGGGCCACACGGCTGGGCATGGAAGACCTCTGCAGCCTGCTGGCCCTGCGCCCCGAACAGAAATACGAGTCGACCTGGGAGAAGGTCGCCAACCGCATCAAGAACGTCACGCCACCGGCCTGTCAGGCGCAGGCACTGTCGCATCTGGGTGACCTGCTGCTGCTGACCTATGCACTGCGCAACGCGGACTGCCACACGAAGAACATCGCGCTGCTCTACTCCGGCAGCGAAGACGTCCGGCTGGCGCCCGTCTACGACATGCTGACCATCACGGTCTACGACGACTACTGCAAGAACCCGCCGGGCATGTCGGTGCATGGCCGCAGCACCTGGAGCCCGGGCAAGGCACTGGAACTCTACTTGCAGACGCATTGCGGCCTGAAGCCGCAGCACATCGAACAGAGGGTGGAGCGGCTCTGCCAGGCCGTCGTGGACGTGTCGCCTGACGTGGTAAGCGCCAGCCGCACGTTCAAGAACTTCGAGCGCGTCGGGCCGCGCATGCTGCATGCCTGGAACGAAGGCCTCAACAGCCTGCGGCTGCGCAAGACTTGGAGCCTGCCGTCCTTGGCGCCCTTGCTGCAGGCCGAAGGCCTTGCCGATGTGGCCCGGCCCAAGGAGCCGCCACGAGAGAAGCTGGGACGCTCGCCCCTGCCGCTCATGAGTTGA
- a CDS encoding lysophospholipid acyltransferase family protein: MTLLSRAVLALVWLLHWLPLAWQAALGRGLGALFYRLAGSRRRIALRNLELCFPAKPAAERERIAREHFGWLGRSLIERGLLWYASPERLKRLIHVEGQVHLADESERPVMWLVPHFLALDVAGAATQLFQKRWVASIYQRQSNAVMDAAMRSGRLRFKQGEVFSRHESVLPLIRAIKRGAAFFNLPDMDFGRRDAVFVPFFGVPAATLMAPAKMAGSLKMIVQPVIAEFLPGGAGYRVRFLPPLADWPTGDAEADARRMNEWIESEVVRNPAQYLWVHKRFKTRPVGEPKLYPKR; encoded by the coding sequence ATGACTCTGCTGTCCCGCGCCGTGCTGGCGCTCGTCTGGCTGCTGCACTGGCTGCCGCTCGCGTGGCAGGCCGCGCTCGGGCGCGGCCTGGGCGCGCTGTTCTACCGCCTGGCCGGTTCGCGCCGGCGCATCGCGCTGCGCAACCTGGAGCTGTGTTTCCCCGCCAAGCCGGCGGCCGAACGCGAACGCATCGCGCGCGAGCACTTCGGCTGGCTGGGCCGCAGCCTGATCGAACGCGGCCTGCTCTGGTACGCCAGCCCCGAGCGGCTCAAGCGCCTGATCCACGTCGAAGGCCAGGTCCACCTGGCCGACGAGAGCGAGCGCCCGGTGATGTGGCTGGTGCCGCACTTCCTGGCGCTGGACGTCGCCGGTGCCGCGACGCAGCTCTTCCAGAAGCGCTGGGTGGCCTCGATCTACCAGCGCCAGAGCAATGCCGTGATGGACGCCGCGATGCGCAGCGGCCGGCTGCGGTTCAAGCAAGGCGAGGTGTTCTCGCGCCACGAGAGCGTGCTGCCGCTGATCCGCGCGATCAAACGCGGCGCCGCCTTCTTCAATCTGCCGGACATGGACTTCGGCCGCCGCGACGCCGTCTTCGTGCCGTTCTTCGGCGTGCCGGCGGCGACGCTGATGGCGCCGGCCAAGATGGCCGGTTCGCTGAAGATGATCGTGCAGCCGGTCATCGCCGAGTTCCTGCCCGGCGGCGCCGGCTACCGCGTGCGTTTCCTGCCGCCGCTGGCCGACTGGCCGACCGGCGACGCCGAAGCCGACGCCCGGCGCATGAACGAGTGGATCGAGAGCGAGGTCGTGCGCAACCCGGCGCAGTACCTCTGGGTGCACAAGCGTTTCAAGACCCGCCCGGTCGGCGAGCCCAAGCTGTACCCGAAGCGATAA